The proteins below are encoded in one region of Gadus macrocephalus chromosome 14, ASM3116895v1:
- the LOC132471534 gene encoding uncharacterized protein LOC132471534: MSVEEVTEEALKLSDVLQNAIKNSDLKQRQLKNKNKEKATNIFKIGMKVWRLNVRSQQRKGGKLDPQLLGPYIISTIQGKSVDLVDSRGVVFPKINFDHLARYIEEKPRVPHKCAVPSSTVPPSTSTVSTSPVPPSTSTAHFPCAPLHLNCAHFPCAPLHLNCAHFPCAPLHFPCAPLHFHCAPLHFHCAPLHLNCAPLHLNCAPLHCSPLHLNYALLQKEQ; this comes from the coding sequence ATGTCTGTGGAAGAGGTCACTGAAGAGGCACTGAAGCTGTCAGACGTCCTTCAAAATGCAATCAAAAACAGTGACCTCAAACAaagacaattaaaaaataaaaataaagagaagGCCACCAACATCTTCAAGATAGGGATGAAAGTGTGGAGGTTAAATGTGAGGAGCCAGCAGAGGAAAGGGGGGAAATTGGATCCACAACTCCTTGGACCTTACATAATCTCCACTATCCAGGGAAAAAGTGTTGATCTTGTGGACAGCCGGGGAGTGGTGTTCCCCAAAATAAATTTTGATCACCTAGCTCGGTACATAGAGGAGAAGCCTAGGGTTCCACATAAGTGCGCTGTTCCATCCTCCACTgtgcccccctccacctcaactGTGTCGACATCCCCTgtgcccccctccacctcaactGCCCACTTCCCCTgtgcccccctccacctcaactGTGCCCACTTCCCCTgtgcccccctccacctcaactGTGCCCACTTCCCCTGTGCCCCCCTCCACTTCCCCTGTGCCCCCCTCCACTTCCACTGTGCCCCCCTCCACTTCCACTgtgcccccctccacctcaactGTGCCCCCCTCCATCTCAACTGTGCTCCCCTCCACTGTTCCCCGCTCCACCTCAACTATGCCCTCCTTCAAAAAGAACAGTGA